Proteins from one Sabethes cyaneus chromosome 2, idSabCyanKW18_F2, whole genome shotgun sequence genomic window:
- the LOC128733819 gene encoding cell division cycle protein 27 homolog, giving the protein MIVQEPVQAAIWHCLNHYDYQDAIFLAERLCAEVESEESLFLLATCYYRAGQKHQAHWLLSTKNVRSTQCRYLLSKCAFDLKQYSEAEHTLINDDHLRARHMDEVAKEFGEIGCFALDLLSKICQKTERSGLANDASRKAVNLNPFLWHSFADLCNRGEKPDPNAIFQVTSTDVFATTQAVHPALNSSLIWFGNAGTGGTGGGGGGGGGGGCFINVDSVEQQLLSGGQFSSPVDQVSQCLIQSLITTPNNPPQLQQPQLPQQGLNNSSIIASMRMGGGNLNADEQTPDVATPFRRQQFKYLASLSPTTPSFGVLPIVSSPIFNDQSALIMTPSPQQLSSATGFQQLQGSQQQQQQQQPGQQQTGQQQQQQQIISDCDQQKIALLSSNKKMRGHHNIGTMGNIINRKNDPTATTMLLQQQSTNTKPAVFSQTGNQLTTPRTPNTTGGALQAQNVRRSSRLFSNNNYSVKENTKTPQLNNKFVAPRSPPRKSKQRISKNLNSAVSMLENVERKSSAGGDGKEKIETITSSETLSEKVFINNSINSAQKMAQQVQAMKKQSADGLMLLLRELGHGYLRLQSYDCEKAIEHFSNVPPHHYRSSWVQSMLALSHHEMREYDAAVNIFREIHDREPHRLQYMEIYSTDLWHLQKDVVLSALAQDLMAQDKSSPITWCVAGNCFSAHKEHETAIKFFFRAIQVDEDFPYSYTLLGHELVMTEELEKALSMYRYAVLRDSRHYNAWFGIGTIFSKQERYELAELHYRKALAINPKNSVIMVHIGAMQFFLRKSDQALRTLNAAIALDPKNPLCKFHRGSMYFTMGRYQEALKELEELKQIVPKEAVVYYVMGKIYKKLGNVDLALMHLSWATDLGSKGANNQIKDNFDSIMRTQDGAGGSSGAGSETGAAGTSGEANDGTGVSGSGAGGFSSINNEAEIGSSSIDPDFLVGGEQASSDDSTANVRNESIDVISSNLYDSDSY; this is encoded by the exons ATACTCGGAAGCGGAGCACACGCTGATCAACGATGACCACCTGCGGGCCCGACACATGGACGAGGTGGCAAAGGAGTTCGGTGAAATTGGCTGTTTCGCGCTGGACCTGCTGTCCAAGATTTGCCAGAAGACTGAGCGATCCGGGCTGGCCAACGACGCCAGCCGGAAGGCAGTGAATCTGAATCCATTCTTGTGGCACTCGTTTGCCGACCTGTGCAATCGAGGCGAGAAGCCCGATCCGAATGCGATCTTCCAGGTCACCAGTACGGATGTGTTTGCAACCACACAGGCCGTTCATCCGGCTTTGAATTCGTCGCTCATATGGTTCGGAAATGCTGGGACGGGTGGAACTGGTGGTGGTGGAggcggaggaggaggaggagggtgTTTTATCAATGTGGACAGCGTTGAGCAGCAGCTGTTGAGTGGCGGGCAGTTTTCTTCCCCTGTGGATCAGGTTTCGCAGTGTTTGATACAGAGTTTAATCACCACACCAAATAACCCTCCGCAGCTGCAGCAGCCCCAGCTGCCTCAGCAGGGACTAAACAACAGCAGCATAATCGCTAGTATGAGAATGGGTGGTGGTAATCTCAATGCGGACGAGCAGACACCGGATGTCGCAACACCTTTCCGGAGGCAACAGTTTAAATATCTAGCATCGTTAAGTCCGACGACTCCAAGCTTCGGAGTGCTGCCCATTGTTAGCAGTCCGATTTTTAACGATCAGTCAGCGCTGATTATGACTCCTTCGCCTCAGCAGCTTTCCTCGGCGACCGGATTTCAGCAATTGCAAGGTtcacaacaacagcagcagcaacaacaaccggGCCAGCAACAAACTggccaacaacagcagcagcagcagatcaTTTCTGATTGTGATCAGCAAAAGATAGCGCTGCTCAGTAGTAACAAAAAAATGCGCGGACATCACAACATTGGCACGATGGGAAACATCATCAACCGGAAGAATGACCCCACG GCGACGACCATGCTGCTGCAGCAACAGAGTACAAACACGAAACCGGCAGTGTTTAGCCAAACTGGAAACCAATTGACGACGCCGAGGACTCCCAACACGACCGGCGGTGCCTTGCAGGCACAAAACGTGCGTCGTAGCTCGCGACTTTTCAGCAACAACAATTACTCGGTCAAGGAGAACACGAAGACTCCACAGTTGAACAACAAATTCGTGGCACCGCGGTCACCGCCTCGCAAATCCAAGCAGCGAATCTCGAAGAACTTGAACAGTGCTGTCAGCATGCTGGAAAACGTGGAACGAAAGTCCTCGGCCGGTGGCGACGGGAAGGAAAAAATCGAGACGATCACTTCCAGTGAAACGCTAAGCGAAAAGGTTTTCATCAACAACAGCATCAACAGCGCCCAGAAGATGGCCCAGCAGGTGCAGGCAATGAAGAAGCAAAGTGCCGACGGGTTGATGCTGCTGCTGAGAGAACTTGGCCACGGTTATCTGCGGTTGCAGAGTTACGATTGCGAGAAAGCGATTGAACATTTCAGCAATGTTCCTCCGCATCACTATCGGAGCAGTTGGGTGCAAAGTATGCTGGCCTTGTCCCATCACGAGATGCGAGAGTACGATGCGGCGGTTAATATTTTCCGCGAAATACACGACCGGGAACCGCACCGGCTGCAGTACATGGAGATCTACAGTACGGATCTGTGGCACCTGCAGAAGGACGTCGTCCTGTCCGCGCTGGCACAGGATCTGATGGCGCAAGACAAGAGCTCGCCGATAACGTGGTGCGTGGCCGGAAATTGTTTCTCCGCGCACAAGGAACACGAAACGGCGATTAAATTTTTCTTCCGTGCAATACAG GTGGATGAGGACTTCCCGTACAGCTACACCCTGTTGGGCCATGAACTGGTAATGACGGAGGAGCTCGAGAAGGCTCTCTCCATGTATCGGTATGCGGTTTTGCGTGATTCGCGACACTATAACGCTTGGTTCGGCATCGGAACCATCTTCAGCAAGCAAGAACGGTACGAGCTGGCGGAGCTGCACTACCGCAAAGCGCTGGCAATCAATCCGAAGAATTCGGTAATCATGGTACACATTGGAGCGATGCAATTCTTCCTCAGGAAATCGGACCAAGCGCTACGGACGTTGAACGCAGCGATTGCGTTGGATCCGAAGAATCCGTTGTGCAAATTTCATCGTGGTTCGATGTACTTTACGATGGGTCGATATCAGGAAGCACTGAAGGAGCTGGAGGAACTGAAACAGATCGTGCCAAAGGAAGCCGTAGTGTATTACGTAATGGGTAAAATCTATAAAAAACTAGGCAACGTAGATCTAGCTCTGATGCACCTTAGCTGGGCGACGGATTTGGGTTCGAAGGGGGCGAACAACCAGATAAAGGATAATTTCGATTCCATCATGCGGACACAGGACGGTGCAGGGGGGTCCAGTGGAGCAGGGTCAGAGACGGGGGCAGCCGGTACGAGTGGCGAAGCAAACGACGGAACGGGGGTCAGTGGTAGCGGCGCCGGAGGATTCAGTAGCATAAACAATGAAGCCGAAATAGGCAGCAGCAGTATAGATCCGGACTTCTTGGTCGGCGGGGAGCAGGCCTCTAGCGACGACTCAACCGCGAATGTGCGAAATGAATCAATTGACGTCATCAGCAGTAATCTGTACGATAGTGATAGTTACTAG